Proteins encoded together in one Pseudomonas arsenicoxydans window:
- a CDS encoding TetR/AcrR family transcriptional regulator yields the protein MESLNPTQRRIHQAAFRLFAERGTSQVNILDLAQEAGVARGTVYSNIDSMENLFEAVASHLAREMHERVNKSFNSLSDPAHRLANGIRFFIRRAHEDSQWGAFIHKFAMSNSALREMFSSQAAKDLLSGLASGRYTFAQEQLLSVLTLISSSVLGSIFLVLEGHRTWRESGSDTAELVLRALGVPPQEARALATQALPALPSLD from the coding sequence GTGGAATCCCTGAACCCAACACAGCGCCGCATCCATCAAGCTGCCTTTCGCCTGTTTGCCGAGAGAGGCACCTCGCAAGTGAACATCCTCGACCTCGCCCAAGAGGCCGGTGTGGCGCGCGGAACGGTCTATAGCAACATCGACAGCATGGAAAACCTGTTCGAGGCGGTCGCCAGCCATCTCGCGAGGGAGATGCATGAGCGCGTCAACAAGAGCTTCAATTCCCTCTCGGATCCCGCTCATCGCTTGGCCAATGGCATTCGATTCTTCATTCGCCGAGCGCACGAAGACTCCCAGTGGGGCGCATTCATCCATAAATTCGCCATGAGCAATTCGGCGTTGCGCGAAATGTTCAGCAGCCAGGCAGCCAAGGATCTTCTGAGCGGGCTTGCCAGTGGGCGCTATACGTTTGCGCAGGAGCAATTGCTCTCGGTACTGACGCTGATATCGAGCAGCGTGCTCGGCTCGATTTTCCTGGTACTGGAAGGTCACCGAACATGGCGCGAATCGGGCTCTGATACCGCCGAGCTGGTATTGCGGGCATTGGGTGTGCCGCCACAAGAGGCTCGTGCGTTGGCGACCCAAGCGTTGCCGGCACTTCCCTCTCTCGACTGA
- a CDS encoding aldehyde dehydrogenase family protein, producing the protein MSVSSMASIQLVDAKQIDVFSPFDGRLVGSVPCLDATAVPGLLERARIGVRESAAMPRHLRARILEETARRVELKTEEFAKLIVAEAGKTLRQAEKEVKRCVNTLKLSAEEARRNAGEVIPFEAYEGSESRQGWFTREPLGLIVAITPYNDPLNLVAHKLGPAIAGGNAVILKPSELAPLSALKLVECLVEAGLPPCVVTPATGGVDLGKALVELREVRMISFTGGFATGESIARSAGLKKLAMDLGGNAPVLVLEDCDLEPTVESCVSGAFWAAGQNCIGTQRILVHSSIYEDFRERFVSQACALVTGDPDQRATDVGPMITEQAARRTEQLVNEALAEGALLLCGHHRQGGSYSPTVLERVSHNSRIWQQEVFAPVVILESFDHLEDAVALANETEYSLHAGLFTRDLSKALKLARQIEAGGVMINDSSDYRFDAMPFGGFKYGSLGREGVRFAYEDMTQPKVVCINEMG; encoded by the coding sequence ATGAGCGTATCCAGCATGGCCAGTATCCAGCTTGTTGATGCCAAACAGATTGATGTGTTCAGCCCATTCGATGGTCGCCTGGTGGGAAGCGTACCTTGCCTCGATGCAACCGCTGTTCCTGGCCTGCTGGAGCGTGCGCGAATTGGCGTGCGTGAGAGCGCGGCAATGCCTCGTCACCTTCGTGCACGTATCCTTGAGGAAACCGCCCGGCGTGTGGAGCTCAAGACTGAAGAGTTTGCCAAACTCATTGTTGCAGAGGCGGGAAAAACGCTGCGACAAGCAGAGAAGGAAGTGAAGCGTTGTGTGAACACGCTGAAGCTCTCGGCGGAAGAGGCTCGTCGTAACGCTGGGGAAGTGATTCCATTTGAGGCATATGAAGGCTCCGAATCGCGGCAAGGCTGGTTCACTCGCGAACCATTGGGGCTTATTGTCGCGATCACCCCATACAACGATCCGCTGAACTTGGTCGCCCATAAACTGGGCCCGGCCATCGCCGGTGGCAATGCTGTAATCCTGAAACCTTCAGAGCTGGCACCGTTGTCTGCTCTTAAGCTGGTTGAGTGCCTGGTGGAAGCGGGTCTGCCTCCGTGTGTGGTAACTCCGGCCACCGGGGGCGTCGATCTGGGTAAGGCATTGGTCGAGCTGCGAGAAGTACGGATGATTTCCTTTACGGGTGGTTTTGCCACTGGAGAGTCCATTGCTCGAAGTGCAGGCTTGAAGAAGCTGGCCATGGATCTAGGCGGGAATGCGCCGGTGCTCGTGCTCGAAGACTGTGACCTTGAACCGACCGTAGAGTCTTGTGTATCGGGTGCCTTCTGGGCAGCAGGACAGAACTGCATCGGCACGCAGCGTATCCTCGTACATAGTTCAATCTACGAAGATTTTCGTGAGCGTTTTGTCAGCCAAGCGTGTGCATTGGTAACTGGCGATCCTGATCAGCGAGCAACGGATGTTGGCCCGATGATTACGGAGCAAGCGGCTCGTCGCACCGAACAATTGGTGAATGAAGCGCTGGCCGAGGGTGCTCTTCTCCTATGCGGACACCATCGTCAAGGGGGGAGCTATTCGCCGACCGTGCTGGAGCGTGTAAGCCATAACAGTCGGATTTGGCAGCAGGAAGTCTTCGCGCCGGTGGTCATCCTGGAGTCTTTTGATCATCTGGAAGATGCCGTTGCACTGGCCAACGAGACGGAGTACAGCCTGCATGCGGGACTGTTCACACGTGATCTATCCAAGGCCTTGAAATTGGCGCGGCAAATTGAAGCCGGTGGGGTGATGATCAATGACTCTTCCGATTATCGTTTTGATGCCATGCCTTTCGGTGGCTTCAAGTACGGAAGTCTGGGGCGAGAAGGTGTTCGGTTCGCCTATGAGGACATGACGCAACCCAAAGTGGTCTGCATCAACGAAATGGGTTGA
- a CDS encoding fumarylacetoacetate hydrolase family protein, which yields MSAVHVVRFEFQNGIHWGVLRQGRITVVPGVFETTGDFISQNSLDDLAQLKGPELEEGDVKLLSPVTRNQQFVCQGANYRQHMIESGMDPDAKKFNMIFTKATSCLVAADSDLIKPRHVRFLDYEIELGLVMKRSINGAIAVTDANLHEFIAGVVIVNDYSARDIQIPQMQFYKGKSYRTFGPVGPYLCLLDAKSMHYLKALQLRLTVNDQVRQNDSTANLVYGPAETLTELSALQDLAVGDLIATGTPAGCALTIPSPGKMRIAALLPEATKWKLFLKAQEGRTQYLKAGDVVEARIRSADGVVDLGVQRNRVVGEV from the coding sequence ATGTCTGCTGTACACGTAGTCCGCTTTGAATTTCAGAACGGTATCCACTGGGGCGTGCTTCGCCAGGGCCGTATCACAGTTGTCCCAGGTGTTTTTGAAACTACCGGTGACTTCATTAGCCAGAACAGTCTCGACGACCTTGCTCAACTGAAAGGTCCGGAGTTGGAGGAGGGCGACGTAAAACTGCTGTCGCCGGTGACCCGTAACCAGCAGTTTGTCTGCCAGGGTGCCAATTACCGTCAGCACATGATCGAGTCAGGCATGGACCCTGATGCGAAGAAATTCAACATGATCTTCACCAAGGCGACCAGTTGCCTGGTGGCGGCTGACAGCGACCTTATCAAACCGCGCCACGTGCGCTTCCTTGACTACGAGATCGAACTGGGCCTGGTGATGAAGCGCTCGATCAACGGCGCTATTGCTGTCACCGACGCCAACCTGCATGAATTCATTGCCGGCGTCGTCATTGTCAACGACTACTCGGCCCGTGACATTCAGATTCCCCAGATGCAGTTCTACAAGGGCAAGAGCTACCGCACTTTCGGTCCGGTCGGCCCGTACCTGTGCCTTCTGGATGCCAAGAGCATGCATTACCTGAAAGCGCTGCAGCTGCGCCTGACCGTCAACGACCAGGTACGACAGAACGACAGCACGGCCAATCTCGTTTACGGCCCCGCTGAAACCCTGACCGAACTCAGCGCGTTGCAAGATCTCGCTGTTGGAGACTTGATTGCCACGGGGACACCTGCTGGCTGCGCCCTAACGATTCCTTCGCCTGGCAAAATGCGCATTGCAGCCCTTTTGCCAGAAGCCACCAAGTGGAAGCTGTTCCTCAAGGCACAAGAGGGCCGGACGCAGTACCTCAAGGCCGGTGACGTGGTCGAGGCGCGTATTCGCAGCGCCGATGGTGTGGTCGACCTCGGCGTGCAACGCAACCGGGTTGTGGGAGAAGTTTAA
- a CDS encoding homoserine dehydrogenase, with the protein MTEYKIALVGFGGVNRGFAQLVADRNAEWKESLGFTIKIVGVTDLFLGSIIAKDGLDAKQLVALPVEKGAFAQLPGGNAEAFNETVIKHSGADMIAEATFTNPVDGEPATTFCRWALESGIHVVTTNKGPIALHGAELTDLARRNSVAFEYEGSVMSGTPVIRLARQALAGVGVKGFEGILNGTSNYVLTRMKDGLDFNDAVAQAQQLGYAEADPTADVEGFDVRLKVVILANELLDARLSVSDVACSGISRISPEDIAQASANGASWKLIGSANREVDGSVRASVEARLLPNSHPLAGIPGATNAVSFNTGLLGAVTVSGPGAGRIETAFALLSDIVAIHTTHGK; encoded by the coding sequence ATGACTGAGTACAAAATTGCCTTGGTAGGGTTTGGTGGCGTGAACCGTGGCTTCGCCCAATTGGTCGCCGATCGTAATGCCGAGTGGAAAGAGTCCCTGGGTTTCACTATCAAAATTGTCGGTGTTACCGATCTGTTCCTCGGCTCCATCATTGCTAAAGACGGTCTGGATGCAAAGCAGTTGGTTGCCCTGCCCGTTGAAAAAGGTGCTTTCGCTCAACTGCCTGGCGGCAATGCTGAGGCCTTCAATGAAACCGTGATCAAGCATTCAGGTGCTGACATGATTGCTGAAGCCACCTTCACCAACCCTGTCGATGGTGAGCCCGCTACTACGTTTTGCCGCTGGGCACTGGAAAGCGGTATCCATGTTGTAACCACCAATAAGGGGCCGATTGCACTGCACGGCGCTGAGCTAACGGATTTGGCCCGTCGTAACAGTGTTGCCTTCGAGTACGAGGGTTCGGTTATGAGCGGTACACCTGTGATTCGTCTGGCAAGACAGGCTCTGGCAGGTGTAGGGGTTAAAGGCTTTGAAGGCATCCTGAACGGGACTTCCAATTACGTGCTGACCCGCATGAAGGACGGCCTGGATTTCAACGACGCAGTCGCTCAGGCTCAACAGCTCGGCTATGCCGAGGCCGACCCTACTGCCGATGTGGAGGGGTTTGACGTCCGCCTCAAGGTGGTGATTCTCGCCAACGAACTGCTCGATGCGCGATTGAGCGTCAGCGATGTGGCTTGTTCAGGTATTAGCCGCATCAGTCCAGAAGACATCGCTCAAGCAAGTGCCAACGGTGCAAGTTGGAAGCTGATCGGATCTGCAAATCGCGAAGTTGATGGCTCGGTTCGAGCGAGTGTGGAGGCTCGACTGCTGCCGAATTCGCATCCTCTTGCAGGAATTCCCGGTGCCACGAACGCGGTGTCGTTCAACACTGGTCTGCTGGGTGCCGTCACTGTATCCGGCCCTGGAGCAGGACGTATCGAGACTGCCTTTGCGTTGCTGTCAGACATCGTCGCCATCCATACCACCCACGGCAAGTAA
- a CDS encoding Lrp/AsnC family transcriptional regulator, whose product MKRILDPLDERILAELTANARIAHIELGAKINLSRNAVRQRIERLERDGAITGYTVILGESRRPTSLISAVIFVYRYDRMRGEEVLAALRSIPEVVQCEVLSGEFDLMLRVNAATPERVHLVWKEIAAMPGVENTLTSFVLSAVF is encoded by the coding sequence ATGAAGCGCATTCTGGATCCGTTGGACGAACGCATACTGGCCGAACTTACCGCTAATGCGCGAATAGCCCATATCGAACTGGGTGCCAAGATCAACTTGTCGCGTAATGCTGTGCGCCAGCGCATCGAGCGTCTTGAGCGCGACGGTGCGATCACGGGTTATACGGTAATTCTTGGTGAGTCGCGGCGGCCTACGTCGCTTATCAGCGCGGTGATTTTTGTCTACCGCTACGACCGCATGCGTGGCGAAGAAGTACTGGCTGCGCTGCGCTCCATTCCCGAAGTCGTGCAGTGTGAAGTACTCAGTGGTGAGTTCGATTTAATGCTGCGCGTGAATGCAGCTACACCGGAACGTGTCCATCTCGTGTGGAAGGAAATCGCGGCCATGCCGGGGGTGGAAAACACCCTGACATCGTTCGTCCTTTCAGCAGTGTTTTAA
- the thrC gene encoding threonine synthase, translated as MHYVSTRGGDVRADFRSVVLSGLAENGGLYVPTRLPVFTEQQITSWSWLPFDELVWRVISPFVGSSMDESTLRALLSDSYQQFKHRAITPLEQIGHNEWILQLFHGPTHSSKDFAAQLQSRLVEHFLGEVGKEALVVGATNGDTGLAALEAFANGQAVRMAILYPRDGLAPEQLSALQAADSQRVQLFPVDGNFDDCQTLVSRLLREWPLDGVIPICFNSTNWIGVLAQIVFYFHAALQLGGGSRPVGFSIPAASSAEIYAGYIAQKMGLPINQVIISTNSNDALHQFFHCNRYSTRMTNRTVSPAMDFSLFSNLERFIWEIYEHDGCSTKALMEHFESCGEMSIGNQQWLHARVLFDSYAVDESQVRDEVVELFRETGSVIDPHTAVGVLAGRLHRRSLGAPMVTFGQIAPAKSAALLAELGVWQASVPSTVEVRAQPPYLAKDDLEGLCQALRVAQQRLS; from the coding sequence ATGCATTACGTAAGCACACGCGGCGGTGACGTGCGGGCGGATTTTCGCAGTGTGGTTTTGTCGGGGCTCGCCGAAAATGGTGGCCTGTATGTCCCAACCCGTTTGCCGGTATTCACTGAGCAACAAATCACCAGCTGGTCATGGCTGCCGTTTGATGAGCTGGTATGGCGGGTAATCTCGCCCTTTGTTGGCTCGTCCATGGACGAAAGCACCCTCCGTGCCTTGCTCAGCGACAGTTATCAACAATTCAAGCACCGCGCTATTACGCCGCTTGAGCAGATCGGGCATAACGAGTGGATACTCCAGCTGTTTCATGGGCCGACTCATTCTTCTAAGGATTTCGCCGCGCAGTTGCAGTCGCGCCTGGTCGAGCATTTTCTGGGGGAGGTTGGTAAAGAAGCGTTGGTGGTCGGTGCAACTAATGGTGATACCGGCCTCGCTGCGCTTGAAGCCTTTGCTAACGGACAGGCCGTCCGCATGGCGATACTTTATCCGCGCGACGGGCTTGCGCCTGAGCAACTCAGTGCCTTGCAGGCAGCCGACTCTCAGCGGGTTCAGCTGTTTCCGGTTGACGGTAATTTCGATGATTGCCAGACGCTGGTCTCCCGACTCTTGCGTGAGTGGCCGTTGGACGGAGTGATTCCGATCTGTTTCAACTCGACCAACTGGATTGGCGTCCTAGCCCAGATAGTTTTTTACTTCCACGCGGCGTTACAACTGGGAGGTGGCTCGCGCCCCGTTGGCTTTAGCATTCCAGCTGCCAGCTCGGCCGAGATCTACGCCGGCTACATTGCGCAGAAAATGGGATTGCCCATCAATCAGGTGATCATCTCCACCAACAGCAATGATGCCCTGCACCAGTTTTTTCATTGCAATCGCTACTCCACCCGAATGACTAATCGAACAGTATCGCCGGCGATGGACTTCTCGTTGTTTTCCAACCTGGAGCGGTTTATTTGGGAGATTTACGAGCACGATGGCTGCTCAACAAAAGCTCTGATGGAGCATTTTGAAAGTTGCGGAGAAATGAGCATCGGCAATCAGCAATGGCTGCATGCCCGAGTACTCTTCGATTCCTATGCGGTAGACGAATCCCAAGTGCGCGATGAGGTGGTCGAGTTATTCCGAGAGACAGGCTCGGTCATCGATCCTCACACCGCTGTCGGTGTACTGGCTGGCCGGCTTCATCGACGCAGCCTGGGGGCGCCAATGGTCACCTTCGGGCAAATTGCGCCGGCCAAATCGGCGGCGCTTTTGGCAGAGCTGGGCGTCTGGCAGGCAAGCGTTCCGAGCACTGTCGAGGTGCGCGCGCAACCACCTTACTTGGCCAAGGACGATCTTGAGGGGCTGTGCCAGGCTCTTCGTGTGGCGCAGCAGAGGCTTTCATGA
- a CDS encoding Ppx/GppA family phosphatase produces MKGDASLFAAIDLGSNAFRMIIGQSVRRRQGFVIQEVKTLREPVRLAEGFEGGALDALALDRGWQALARFGKKLRGFEAGRVRAVATSAVREADNAQLFLASAERHLGFRIDVISGHEEARLVYAGVAHTVPGTENRRLVVDIGGGSTELILGQGAQPLMTESIAIGSGTFGARYFKGGCITAQALLEAERAATVQFEKVAQRYRALGWQQVIGSSGTARMLAKVLKANGLNDYDEVGITYSGLLRLSLRLLEVGHVKQLGLAGLQTHRQSILPGGLVLMLAAFKVFGVSHMTPSEPGLRFGVLHGLMSKH; encoded by the coding sequence ATGAAAGGAGACGCTTCTCTATTTGCAGCCATAGATCTTGGTTCTAATGCGTTTCGCATGATCATCGGCCAGTCAGTCAGACGGCGTCAGGGGTTCGTGATCCAGGAAGTGAAAACCTTGCGTGAACCTGTCCGTTTGGCGGAGGGGTTTGAAGGTGGAGCGCTGGACGCGTTGGCTTTGGATCGGGGATGGCAAGCGCTCGCGCGATTTGGCAAAAAGTTACGCGGCTTCGAGGCCGGTCGAGTGCGGGCAGTGGCGACCAGTGCCGTGCGCGAAGCCGACAATGCCCAGCTGTTTTTGGCCAGCGCCGAGCGCCACCTTGGGTTTCGGATTGACGTGATCTCTGGACATGAAGAGGCAAGGCTGGTTTACGCCGGTGTTGCCCATACGGTGCCCGGTACCGAAAACAGGCGACTGGTCGTGGATATAGGCGGCGGTTCCACTGAATTGATTCTGGGGCAGGGCGCTCAGCCCCTGATGACCGAGAGTATTGCCATCGGCAGCGGCACGTTCGGCGCCCGCTACTTTAAGGGAGGTTGTATCACTGCTCAGGCGCTTCTGGAGGCTGAGCGTGCAGCCACTGTTCAGTTTGAAAAAGTAGCGCAGCGTTATCGCGCGCTGGGTTGGCAGCAGGTGATTGGCTCTTCAGGCACCGCACGGATGCTGGCCAAAGTCCTCAAGGCCAACGGGTTGAACGACTATGACGAAGTCGGCATCACCTACAGTGGCTTGTTGCGCCTGTCGTTGCGCCTGCTTGAAGTGGGGCATGTCAAACAGCTCGGCCTGGCGGGCTTGCAAACTCATCGCCAGAGCATCTTGCCTGGAGGCCTGGTGCTTATGCTGGCGGCATTCAAGGTGTTTGGTGTCTCCCACATGACGCCTTCCGAACCGGGACTGAGGTTCGGCGTTCTGCATGGTCTGATGAGTAAACACTGA
- a CDS encoding VOC family protein, with protein MNDKNELHRLATPHPARHPQPTVKAQVLTHLIFQRPDLNEAARFLTDFGLTVARQDAETLYMRATDAAAYCYRVEWAEQARFIGFGLAVRSLEELKKLTRIPGASSVEKSEHPGKGYYVRLTDPSGFIVEAVCDQTPGKALAHRAPLNWNLAQEQQRINATQRPPITPPEVLKLGHIVIEVADYQATCAWYTQHFGFIPSDVQVLPDGTPIVTFMRLDLGDIPADHHTLAIAQGFMATYSHSAYEVVDTDAVGMGQRVLRERGWAHSWGIGRHILGSQIFDYWQDPWGDKHEHYCDGDIFTATRPTGIHPVSPEAMAQWGQRMPRSFTKPKMNLANFLLLIRNLRRSPDLTIRKLITLMRMFG; from the coding sequence ATGAACGACAAAAACGAACTGCACCGGTTGGCGACACCACACCCCGCGCGGCATCCGCAGCCGACGGTAAAGGCCCAGGTTTTGACTCACCTGATCTTCCAGCGGCCTGACTTGAATGAGGCCGCGCGTTTCCTGACGGACTTCGGCCTGACGGTCGCTCGGCAGGACGCCGAGACGCTCTATATGCGGGCCACCGACGCCGCTGCGTATTGTTATCGAGTCGAATGGGCCGAACAGGCCCGTTTTATCGGGTTCGGGCTTGCCGTGCGGTCCCTGGAAGAGCTTAAAAAGCTCACTCGAATCCCGGGTGCGTCATCGGTCGAGAAATCGGAGCATCCGGGTAAAGGGTATTACGTCAGACTGACGGATCCTTCCGGTTTCATCGTGGAAGCAGTGTGCGACCAGACGCCAGGCAAGGCGCTGGCACATAGAGCTCCTCTGAACTGGAATCTGGCGCAGGAACAACAGCGAATCAACGCGACGCAGCGTCCGCCGATTACTCCTCCTGAAGTCCTCAAGCTGGGCCACATCGTCATTGAAGTGGCCGACTATCAAGCAACCTGTGCCTGGTACACGCAGCATTTCGGGTTTATTCCTAGCGATGTGCAGGTACTCCCCGACGGCACGCCTATCGTCACTTTCATGCGCCTTGATCTCGGTGACATTCCCGCGGATCACCATACGCTCGCGATTGCGCAAGGGTTCATGGCGACCTACAGCCATAGCGCCTATGAAGTCGTCGATACAGACGCCGTGGGTATGGGGCAGCGCGTCCTGCGCGAGCGCGGTTGGGCGCACTCATGGGGCATCGGCCGGCACATTCTTGGCAGTCAGATCTTCGATTACTGGCAAGACCCTTGGGGCGACAAGCACGAGCATTACTGCGACGGGGATATTTTCACGGCCACTCGGCCTACGGGCATTCATCCAGTGAGTCCCGAGGCAATGGCGCAGTGGGGGCAGCGCATGCCCAGGAGTTTTACCAAACCCAAAATGAACCTGGCCAATTTTCTGCTGCTGATCCGCAACCTGCGACGCAGCCCCGACCTGACCATTCGCAAGCTGATAACACTCATGCGGATGTTCGGGTAG
- a CDS encoding TetR/AcrR family transcriptional regulator, whose protein sequence is MHSPTLPSEADAPEPLTRGHKKRERTRRGLVDAALRLIARKEVGEIALLEVAAEAAVSNGTIYNYFRTRDEVLEAVGIAMAAEFSDAISAKSRDVHCGAQRLSIGVRMFVCRAAADHQWANALLRIIHFDKAMRSRLADHVLGDLREGLLAGTFAYVDEGVALDIVLSCTTGAMRSVVEGRAVEEHDLRVAEMVLQALGVTSAKARKIAGKPLPA, encoded by the coding sequence ATGCATTCCCCCACTCTTCCTTCAGAAGCTGATGCGCCAGAACCTCTCACGAGAGGTCACAAGAAACGTGAGCGCACCCGTCGCGGCCTGGTGGACGCCGCATTGCGTCTTATCGCACGCAAGGAAGTGGGGGAGATCGCACTGCTCGAGGTCGCCGCGGAAGCCGCGGTATCCAACGGCACCATCTATAACTATTTTCGAACTCGCGACGAGGTGCTGGAGGCGGTGGGCATCGCCATGGCTGCCGAGTTCTCCGACGCCATTTCCGCCAAGAGCAGGGACGTGCATTGTGGTGCCCAGCGGCTTTCGATCGGCGTGCGCATGTTTGTGTGCCGGGCGGCAGCCGACCACCAATGGGCGAATGCGCTGCTGCGTATTATCCATTTCGACAAGGCCATGCGCTCGCGTCTGGCTGACCATGTACTGGGCGATCTGCGTGAAGGACTGCTTGCGGGCACGTTTGCTTACGTAGACGAAGGGGTCGCCCTGGACATCGTCCTGTCGTGCACAACCGGAGCCATGCGCTCGGTTGTCGAGGGGCGTGCAGTGGAGGAGCATGATCTGCGGGTCGCCGAAATGGTTCTCCAGGCCTTGGGCGTCACTTCTGCCAAAGCCAGGAAAATCGCCGGCAAGCCGCTGCCGGCCTGA
- the mhpA gene encoding bifunctional 3-(3-hydroxy-phenyl)propionate/3-hydroxycinnamic acid hydroxylase MhpA, translating to MNNNKKDCQLPPAAVDVLVIGYGPVGATIAALLGRYGVTTLVLDKVHDVVLMPRAIALDNEALRILQQAGLSEDAFEKIVIPEVKMHSPVLGQFGRANTEGCIDGHPKLVTFYQPDLEHAMRSQVARLKTVTSLGGFELESLVEMSDGVVASVRDEHGQSHSVRAQYLIGADGASSRVRALIGQEFEGETYAEDWLIVDVKNRHKSAIDHIEFVCDPRRPTPHMPAPGGRERWEFMLQSGESREELESPESIARLIAPWINPQELEIERKAVYRFHARCCNRFSKGRVFLAGDAAHITPPFVGQGLVAGLRDGANLAWKLAWVLRGHAAPAILDTYDEERRPHARAMIHLAKLMGRLVMPKNKIAAFFVHGLMRTLALTPTTRRYFEQLDIKPKNTFKHGLFVHHRRGDKLVRGSLFPQAWTRNMQKQIKLSDDTLGDNLTLVGFGVDPLSLLTPDQIVSWEKLGGHFLEVRARGQRSGGSCDFIEDMNHEILPLAAKGTLVAVRPDRIIMHHAPGADAGSLLRDCRGLLASKDATPDGVSITINEPIRLRA from the coding sequence ATGAACAACAACAAGAAAGATTGCCAATTGCCTCCAGCCGCCGTCGATGTGCTGGTGATCGGTTATGGTCCGGTAGGTGCGACCATCGCTGCGCTTCTGGGCCGCTATGGCGTCACGACCCTTGTATTGGACAAGGTCCATGACGTCGTCCTGATGCCGCGTGCCATTGCTCTGGACAACGAGGCGCTGCGCATCCTGCAACAGGCCGGTTTGTCGGAAGACGCTTTCGAGAAGATCGTTATCCCTGAAGTGAAAATGCACTCCCCGGTACTCGGGCAGTTCGGTCGAGCCAATACCGAGGGGTGCATCGACGGCCATCCGAAACTTGTGACGTTCTACCAACCCGACCTCGAACACGCGATGCGCAGCCAGGTTGCCCGGCTTAAAACCGTCACCAGCCTGGGTGGCTTCGAGCTTGAGAGCCTGGTCGAAATGTCGGATGGCGTTGTTGCTTCTGTACGGGATGAACATGGGCAGTCGCATTCCGTTCGCGCCCAGTACCTGATCGGAGCGGATGGCGCCAGCTCCAGGGTCAGAGCGTTGATTGGCCAGGAGTTTGAAGGGGAGACCTATGCGGAAGATTGGTTGATTGTCGATGTGAAAAACCGCCATAAGTCAGCGATTGATCACATCGAGTTTGTCTGTGATCCGCGGCGCCCGACACCGCACATGCCTGCCCCCGGCGGCAGGGAGCGTTGGGAGTTCATGCTGCAATCCGGCGAGTCCCGGGAAGAGCTGGAAAGCCCAGAAAGCATCGCCCGACTGATCGCGCCATGGATCAACCCGCAAGAGCTGGAAATCGAGCGCAAGGCGGTGTATCGATTCCACGCACGCTGCTGCAACAGATTCAGCAAGGGGCGCGTCTTTCTCGCCGGCGATGCAGCGCATATCACGCCTCCTTTTGTCGGGCAGGGCCTCGTTGCGGGACTTCGAGATGGCGCCAACCTTGCCTGGAAACTGGCTTGGGTCCTTCGCGGCCATGCCGCGCCTGCAATACTCGATACCTATGACGAAGAGCGCCGCCCCCATGCCCGGGCAATGATCCATCTGGCGAAACTCATGGGCCGTCTGGTGATGCCCAAGAACAAGATCGCCGCTTTTTTCGTCCACGGTCTGATGCGCACGCTGGCGTTGACGCCCACGACCAGAAGGTACTTTGAACAGTTGGACATCAAGCCGAAGAACACCTTCAAACATGGCCTGTTCGTGCACCATCGCCGGGGCGACAAACTGGTACGTGGCAGCTTGTTTCCCCAGGCCTGGACTCGCAACATGCAAAAGCAGATCAAGCTGAGCGACGATACTCTGGGAGATAACCTGACCCTGGTTGGATTCGGTGTTGATCCGTTGTCACTGCTAACCCCTGATCAGATCGTTTCCTGGGAAAAATTGGGAGGCCACTTTCTAGAGGTCAGAGCACGCGGCCAACGCTCCGGTGGCAGCTGTGACTTCATCGAAGACATGAACCATGAGATCCTGCCGCTGGCTGCCAAGGGAACGCTCGTCGCGGTTCGCCCCGACCGTATCATCATGCACCACGCCCCTGGCGCAGACGCAGGCAGCCTTCTTCGAGACTGCAGGGGGCTGCTGGCCAGCAAAGACGCCACGCCTGACGGCGTTTCCATTACCATCAACGAGCCCATTAGATTACGAGCTTGA